From Spirosoma aerolatum, one genomic window encodes:
- a CDS encoding TolC family protein, with translation MPSPRSIRFFYHLALLACISIFSHTKAQTLSTPPATDTTRQSLPQLEQQFLERNFQLLAQRYQIDMADAAITQAGLRPNPNLWFQGNLYNPQTHKVLPFGRPSQADIDAGVFNSGYYAVQLQQVILLAGKRSKLVALAESNKALTKLAFRDLMRTLHYQLYTTYANLYYDLQTLRLFDDEVTRQQRLLESYRIALQSGGVAPYEVTRLEVAIRDLQANIATYRTQIADEQATLRILLRQPANTFILPTELPERKLTLPPLATALDSAQTNRPDIGLSQEQINNAQRSLALEKARRTPDLTTGVLFEKYGNAYVNFLGFQASMDLPLLNRNQGAIRSAETTLKAVSSGLENQQVVVQSDVLNAYDKLSTYYQQFTTRPAGYLERIQNISVEATKAYNARTIGLLDYLDKIRTYQQAQLNNINLLNNLFNTQQLLNYTTNTRFF, from the coding sequence ATGCCGAGTCCTCGATCTATCCGCTTTTTCTACCATCTGGCCTTACTAGCCTGTATAAGTATATTTTCGCACACAAAGGCTCAGACACTGAGCACTCCACCAGCCACTGATACTACCCGGCAAAGCCTTCCACAACTGGAACAACAATTTCTGGAACGCAATTTTCAACTGCTTGCCCAGCGGTATCAGATCGATATGGCCGATGCCGCTATTACCCAGGCTGGCCTTCGCCCCAACCCAAACCTGTGGTTTCAGGGAAATCTGTATAATCCACAAACCCATAAAGTACTGCCATTCGGTCGACCTTCGCAGGCCGATATTGATGCCGGGGTTTTTAACAGCGGTTACTACGCGGTGCAGCTACAGCAGGTGATTTTATTGGCAGGTAAACGTAGCAAACTGGTTGCGCTGGCCGAGAGCAACAAAGCATTAACGAAGCTGGCTTTCCGTGATCTGATGCGGACACTTCATTACCAGTTGTATACCACCTATGCCAATCTGTATTATGATTTACAAACACTGCGGCTGTTCGACGATGAGGTAACAAGGCAACAGCGGCTGCTCGAATCGTATCGGATTGCCCTTCAGTCGGGTGGAGTAGCTCCTTATGAAGTGACTCGGCTGGAAGTTGCCATCCGGGATTTGCAAGCCAATATTGCTACCTATCGGACACAGATTGCTGACGAACAGGCCACTTTACGGATTCTGCTTCGGCAACCTGCCAATACGTTTATACTGCCAACGGAACTACCCGAACGAAAACTGACCCTACCTCCACTGGCCACAGCCCTGGACTCGGCACAAACCAACCGCCCCGACATTGGCCTTTCGCAGGAGCAGATCAACAATGCCCAGCGCAGCCTGGCGCTGGAAAAGGCCCGCCGAACCCCCGACCTCACTACCGGAGTCCTGTTTGAGAAATACGGAAACGCGTATGTTAATTTCCTAGGCTTTCAGGCATCGATGGACTTACCCCTTCTGAACCGCAATCAGGGTGCTATTCGGTCGGCCGAAACAACGTTGAAAGCAGTTTCCAGCGGCCTGGAGAACCAGCAGGTCGTAGTGCAGAGCGATGTACTAAATGCCTACGACAAGCTGAGTACGTATTATCAGCAGTTCACCACCCGCCCAGCCGGGTATCTGGAGCGAATTCAGAACATTTCTGTCGAAGCCACCAAAGCCTACAATGCCCGGACCATTGGTCTGCTGGATTATCTGGATAAAATCCGAACCTATCAACAGGCGCAACTCAACAACATTAATCTCCTGAATAATCTGTTCAATACGCAGCAATTGCTCAACTACACTACCAATACCCGGTTCTTTTAA
- a CDS encoding response regulator transcription factor, whose amino-acid sequence MTILLIQDDPAYLEFLTRILPNHQHTIQQARNGLLGFAQALHAHFDLILLDTQTAGMDGIELVRRLRQENDSTPVLLLSTQNDTATKVRGLNAGADDYVIKSVDASELQARIFALYRRRTGGFSGPRILRVDNLELNIAEKAAYRGNKRIRLTVREFQLLEYLIENAGRVVTKTQILEKAWNMTERHNSNKVEVYINYLRNKVDREFDHKLIHTFIGLGYLLKPDI is encoded by the coding sequence ATGACTATTTTACTCATCCAGGATGATCCTGCTTATCTTGAATTTCTGACCCGGATCTTACCCAATCACCAGCATACGATTCAACAGGCCCGCAATGGCTTACTCGGATTTGCGCAGGCGTTACATGCCCACTTCGATCTGATTTTGCTCGATACACAGACCGCTGGAATGGATGGTATTGAACTGGTCAGACGGTTGCGTCAGGAGAATGATTCTACGCCTGTATTGCTCCTGTCTACTCAAAACGATACGGCCACTAAGGTGAGAGGACTTAATGCCGGGGCTGATGATTATGTAATCAAGTCGGTAGATGCTTCCGAACTTCAGGCCCGCATTTTTGCTTTATACCGACGACGGACAGGTGGCTTCTCAGGGCCCAGGATTCTTCGCGTTGATAATCTTGAATTGAATATTGCCGAAAAAGCGGCCTATCGGGGTAATAAACGAATTAGGCTAACCGTACGCGAGTTCCAGCTTCTGGAATATTTAATTGAAAATGCTGGGCGCGTGGTGACGAAGACACAGATTCTGGAGAAAGCCTGGAATATGACCGAACGACATAATTCCAATAAGGTAGAAGTATATATTAATTATTTGCGGAATAAGGTTGATCGGGAGTTCGATCACAAACTGATTCACACCTTCATAGGGCTGGGCTATTTATTAAAGCCAGATATATAA
- a CDS encoding heavy-metal-associated domain-containing protein produces MIRSLFLAALTSLLLVGNSFVSSPTRDDKEKEVKIKTSAICGMCKARIERNLSFEKGVKEADLDVKTKVVTIKYNPAKTDVTKLKSVISKTGYDADEVVADQAGYNKLPSCCKKGGGMDHQ; encoded by the coding sequence ATGATTCGTAGCCTGTTTCTAGCCGCTCTGACCTCACTTCTGCTCGTAGGCAATTCCTTTGTTAGCTCGCCTACCCGCGACGATAAGGAGAAAGAAGTAAAAATTAAAACCTCTGCCATTTGCGGTATGTGCAAAGCCCGTATCGAACGAAATCTATCATTCGAGAAAGGCGTTAAAGAAGCGGATCTGGATGTTAAAACGAAAGTGGTTACGATCAAATACAATCCCGCCAAAACGGATGTTACCAAACTCAAATCGGTGATTAGCAAAACCGGTTACGATGCCGATGAAGTCGTAGCCGATCAAGCCGGGTATAACAAACTGCCAAGCTGCTGCAAAAAAGGTGGTGGTATGGATCATCAGTAA
- a CDS encoding four-helix bundle copper-binding protein translates to MEMMQHAHEDTCFDCAQACERCATACLEMGDKDGRGHDMTACIKLCRDCADICTLCGRLDARGSDFSRDFMVLCAEVCDACADECEKHANHVAHCKACAEACRKCAEECRSMSASA, encoded by the coding sequence ATGGAAATGATGCAACACGCTCACGAAGATACCTGTTTCGACTGCGCCCAAGCCTGCGAACGCTGTGCCACTGCCTGCCTGGAAATGGGCGACAAAGATGGGCGCGGCCACGATATGACCGCCTGCATTAAACTCTGCCGGGATTGTGCCGATATTTGTACGCTTTGCGGTCGACTGGATGCCCGTGGCTCTGATTTCTCACGCGATTTCATGGTACTCTGCGCTGAAGTATGCGACGCCTGTGCCGACGAGTGTGAAAAACATGCCAATCACGTTGCCCATTGCAAAGCCTGTGCTGAAGCCTGCCGCAAATGCGCCGAAGAGTGTCGGTCAATGTCGGCCAGTGCATAA
- a CDS encoding glycosyltransferase family 61 protein, whose translation MKSRVKALISQLIERVLRIRGIRILTKEQTEDFLKPYRIANHPSDHIRLTDVPNGSNPTQLIFHQADAITESAQVWDYNQLDQKVRLLPYGSALINRNLLCTNFGNHHLLENLLGWRNRKPYSAKTVITPWSHYLDGIAYGGYYDFVVLVAAQLCRIKDALPEPVFSEAIVSYPLFNTPYEWEYLSLIGVRNNQIIDSSHFAVEADRFISGNNGHWFYPNVADISALKKQVEAQLKPVRNKRNRIYISRSGRRRIVNESDLIRMLKGYGFVIIDDQPRSVTEQVDLYKNASFIIGPHGASFTNIIWCEPGTHLFELFSPSYAPPHFQYLASVLKINYSAYYQGTSGENQHAELEGNIKVSVDEVERCLSQLLNSEYA comes from the coding sequence ATGAAGAGCCGAGTTAAAGCCCTGATCAGCCAGTTGATTGAGCGGGTGCTACGCATACGTGGAATCCGGATTCTAACCAAGGAGCAAACCGAAGATTTTCTAAAGCCATATCGAATTGCCAATCATCCATCTGATCACATTCGTCTAACCGATGTTCCTAACGGGAGCAATCCAACGCAATTAATTTTCCATCAAGCTGATGCGATCACGGAATCAGCCCAGGTCTGGGATTACAACCAGCTCGACCAGAAAGTCAGGCTACTCCCATATGGAAGTGCTTTAATCAACCGTAACCTGCTCTGTACTAATTTTGGGAATCACCACCTGTTGGAAAATCTCCTTGGCTGGCGGAATCGGAAACCATATTCCGCCAAAACGGTCATCACTCCCTGGAGCCATTATCTGGACGGTATTGCGTATGGGGGCTATTACGATTTTGTGGTACTAGTAGCTGCTCAACTGTGCCGGATCAAAGACGCGCTGCCTGAGCCAGTATTTTCAGAAGCCATCGTTTCGTATCCCCTATTCAACACGCCGTATGAATGGGAATACCTAAGCCTGATCGGTGTCAGGAACAATCAGATTATCGACAGTAGCCACTTTGCAGTTGAAGCGGATCGGTTTATTAGCGGCAATAACGGCCACTGGTTTTACCCGAATGTAGCTGACATTTCAGCCCTAAAAAAACAGGTCGAAGCCCAGCTAAAACCTGTTCGAAACAAACGAAACCGCATTTACATCAGCCGTTCGGGCAGACGTCGGATTGTTAATGAGTCCGACCTGATTCGTATGCTCAAAGGCTATGGATTTGTCATTATTGACGACCAGCCCCGATCCGTAACCGAACAGGTAGATCTTTATAAGAACGCATCCTTTATTATAGGTCCTCATGGGGCTTCGTTCACCAATATTATCTGGTGCGAACCCGGTACCCATCTCTTTGAATTGTTTTCGCCCAGTTATGCCCCACCGCACTTCCAGTATCTGGCATCTGTACTTAAGATTAACTATTCAGCTTATTACCAGGGCACTTCAGGAGAAAACCAACATGCAGAGCTTGAAGGAAATATCAAGGTATCGGTCGATGAAGTAGAACGTTGCCTGAGCCAATTGCTCAATAGCGAATATGCCTGA
- a CDS encoding AraC family transcriptional regulator: protein MTLIIRNMVCDRCKRVVREELEALGVRVGRVELGEVDVAELPPTLTLNTVRQTLQANGFDLVDDKKQSLVEHIKILLINEIQHLKNERLASENYSTFLERKIGYEYSYLSGLFSTSEGHTLEKYIIALKIEKVKEWLRYDELTLSEIAWRLGYSSVQHLSNQFRQVTGQTPGQFRKATHVERRNLDSI, encoded by the coding sequence ATGACACTAATCATCCGAAATATGGTGTGCGACCGTTGTAAGCGGGTTGTACGCGAAGAACTAGAAGCCCTGGGCGTGAGGGTGGGTCGGGTAGAGCTGGGAGAAGTTGACGTAGCAGAACTCCCTCCTACGCTTACCCTGAATACTGTCCGCCAGACGTTGCAGGCTAACGGCTTCGATCTGGTCGACGATAAAAAACAGTCGCTGGTGGAGCATATCAAGATTCTGCTGATCAACGAAATTCAGCACCTCAAAAACGAGCGGCTGGCCTCAGAGAATTATTCGACGTTTCTGGAACGCAAGATAGGCTATGAATACTCGTACCTGAGCGGCCTGTTTTCTACCAGCGAAGGACACACCCTCGAAAAGTACATCATTGCCCTCAAAATCGAGAAAGTTAAAGAATGGCTTCGCTATGACGAACTAACACTCAGTGAAATAGCCTGGCGACTAGGGTATAGCAGCGTTCAGCATCTTTCGAATCAATTCAGGCAGGTAACCGGGCAAACACCAGGCCAGTTTAGGAAAGCAACCCACGTAGAACGACGTAACCTGGATTCAATTTGA
- a CDS encoding TonB-dependent receptor: MKALSTGMMLVINGLILSYQTEAQTVPSQSSTIDSSKTLLLRGRVSELVNNKTIPLVGATAVWAGTSWGTVTDTDGHFQLPIHTNSKQLVISYVGYRSDTLLITNPTTHLNVTLRSERTLQEVTVSGAPGQIDRINPIQTEFINQRALAKAACCNLSESFETNASVSVSYSDAVTGAKQIQFLGLGGQYVQTNVENIPNIRGLATTFGLNYIPGTWITSIDVGKGAGSVVNGYESMSGQMNVELQKPDRNAGPDNQKLFLNGYVNSFGRVEGNINWSKPLANKRNNYNDLRPGQKDRSISDPKWSMGVLGHVSTLRTEIDQNKDGFRDLPLYTQVNVINRYKYNGEKYMAQFGVKALYEDRDGGQLSSVGNARYRFLNTTKRLELFSKTAKLYLDKPYKGLGLILNGVHHEQSARFGFAPYEGRQQTFYANLIYQSIIGNTNNAFKAGLSYLLDDYSEHYKTIQTARTESVPGAFVEYTYTYPEKLTLVLGGRLDFHNLFGTQLTPRAHLKYNPSQHITLRASAGRGFRAANPFAENFGYLVSSRAVYLNQPLQFESSWNYGISLTNDFQVLGKKASLVLDYHRTDFQNQLIVDIEHPGELYFYNLAEAGGKARSFANSFQAELNVQPARRFEVKAAYRLFDVEQSMGSPFGEERLLPKMMISRERVLLNAGYALPFDKWKFDATLQWNGPRRIPYLREGYVHTSYQNMPVDMAPSFYNLNAQLSRAFRSGWEIYLGGENLTGFRQLNPIVAANDPFGPRFDAGSQVWGPITGRMVYAGFRFKPQP, translated from the coding sequence ATGAAAGCCTTGTCCACCGGAATGATGCTGGTTATTAATGGGTTAATACTCTCTTATCAGACGGAGGCCCAGACCGTACCTTCCCAATCGTCAACTATAGATTCGTCAAAAACACTTCTTCTTCGGGGGCGCGTTAGTGAGCTCGTCAATAACAAAACCATACCGCTGGTAGGGGCTACTGCCGTATGGGCAGGCACCTCTTGGGGTACTGTGACCGATACCGATGGTCATTTCCAACTCCCAATTCATACCAATTCGAAGCAATTGGTTATCAGCTATGTCGGTTACCGTTCTGATACGCTTCTGATAACCAATCCAACGACTCATCTGAACGTAACCCTTCGCAGCGAACGTACCTTGCAGGAAGTAACGGTATCCGGCGCACCGGGTCAAATTGATCGCATCAATCCGATTCAGACGGAGTTTATCAACCAGCGGGCGCTGGCGAAAGCTGCCTGCTGCAATCTGTCGGAAAGTTTCGAAACCAACGCATCGGTAAGCGTGTCGTACAGTGATGCCGTTACCGGTGCGAAACAGATTCAGTTTCTGGGATTGGGTGGCCAGTATGTGCAAACCAATGTCGAAAATATTCCGAACATTCGGGGACTGGCAACCACCTTCGGGCTCAACTACATTCCGGGTACCTGGATTACGAGCATTGACGTGGGTAAAGGCGCCGGGTCGGTAGTCAATGGCTACGAGTCGATGAGCGGGCAAATGAACGTTGAACTTCAGAAACCTGACCGGAATGCCGGACCGGATAACCAGAAGCTTTTCCTCAACGGCTATGTCAATAGTTTTGGCCGGGTCGAAGGAAACATCAACTGGTCGAAACCGCTGGCCAACAAACGAAATAACTATAACGATCTCAGGCCAGGTCAAAAAGACCGGAGCATCTCTGACCCAAAATGGAGTATGGGCGTGCTGGGACACGTGAGCACGCTCCGTACTGAAATTGACCAGAACAAGGATGGTTTCCGCGATTTACCGCTCTACACCCAGGTCAACGTCATTAACCGTTATAAATACAACGGGGAAAAATATATGGCCCAGTTTGGGGTAAAGGCCCTTTACGAAGACCGCGATGGTGGACAGTTATCGTCAGTTGGCAATGCCCGTTATCGTTTTTTGAACACAACCAAACGGCTGGAATTATTCTCAAAAACGGCAAAGCTATACCTCGACAAGCCGTATAAAGGGTTAGGTCTTATTCTGAATGGGGTGCATCATGAGCAATCGGCCCGGTTTGGTTTCGCACCTTACGAGGGTCGCCAGCAAACGTTTTATGCCAACCTGATTTATCAGAGTATCATCGGAAATACCAACAATGCGTTCAAAGCGGGATTAAGCTACCTGCTCGATGATTATTCCGAACACTATAAAACCATTCAGACAGCCCGAACCGAGTCGGTGCCGGGGGCTTTTGTCGAGTACACGTATACGTATCCCGAAAAACTAACGCTGGTATTGGGCGGTCGACTCGACTTTCATAACCTGTTTGGCACCCAGCTTACACCACGCGCCCATCTGAAATATAATCCTAGCCAGCACATCACCCTGCGGGCATCGGCGGGTCGGGGATTTCGGGCGGCTAATCCATTTGCCGAAAATTTTGGGTATCTGGTTAGTTCACGGGCTGTGTATCTGAACCAGCCTTTACAGTTTGAATCGTCGTGGAATTATGGTATTAGTCTGACGAATGATTTTCAGGTGCTTGGCAAAAAAGCATCGCTGGTGCTGGATTACCACCGGACCGATTTCCAGAACCAGCTTATTGTCGACATTGAACACCCCGGAGAACTTTATTTTTACAACCTTGCCGAAGCCGGAGGCAAAGCCCGTTCGTTTGCCAACAGTTTTCAGGCCGAGTTGAATGTACAACCTGCCAGGCGGTTTGAGGTAAAAGCAGCCTACCGCCTGTTTGATGTGGAGCAAAGCATGGGTAGTCCTTTTGGTGAAGAGCGACTGTTACCCAAAATGATGATCAGCCGTGAGCGAGTTTTGCTCAATGCGGGGTATGCACTGCCGTTCGACAAATGGAAATTCGACGCTACGCTCCAATGGAACGGCCCACGTCGGATACCCTATCTGCGCGAAGGTTATGTTCATACCAGCTATCAGAATATGCCGGTCGATATGGCACCCAGCTTTTATAACCTCAATGCCCAGCTTAGCCGCGCTTTTCGCAGCGGCTGGGAAATCTACCTGGGTGGCGAAAACCTGACGGGCTTCCGGCAACTCAATCCGATTGTGGCTGCGAATGATCCTTTCGGGCCTCGTTTCGATGCAGGCTCGCAGGTGTGGGGGCCTATCACGGGCCGTATGGTGTACGCAGGTTTCCGTTTTAAACCTCAACCCTGA
- a CDS encoding HYC_CC_PP family protein: protein MKRTLFKWFNLLMACIVLLSSTGFGLVEHSCQMRGKKKTMVVAFSEVKAKQGCSADQQLVSTDEPTVKKMECCQDDQHYENVDISSSLSQLVAKFVKTLTETIFHGVATVLAWLFNWVFAGNSSSVSAFPSPPSLSGRDILTLVRCLLI from the coding sequence ATGAAACGCACTCTGTTCAAATGGTTCAACTTACTAATGGCCTGCATCGTGCTGCTGAGCAGTACGGGGTTTGGGCTGGTTGAACATTCGTGCCAGATGCGTGGCAAGAAAAAAACAATGGTGGTTGCCTTTAGTGAGGTAAAAGCCAAACAGGGTTGTTCAGCCGATCAGCAGTTGGTATCGACCGACGAACCGACTGTCAAAAAAATGGAATGCTGCCAGGACGATCAGCATTATGAAAATGTAGACATTTCGTCGTCGTTAAGCCAACTGGTTGCCAAGTTCGTTAAAACCCTCACCGAAACGATTTTTCACGGTGTAGCTACCGTTCTGGCCTGGCTTTTCAATTGGGTATTTGCGGGCAATTCGTCGTCGGTTTCGGCATTCCCCTCTCCTCCTTCTCTTTCCGGACGCGATATCCTCACGCTCGTTCGTTGCCTGCTTATTTGA
- a CDS encoding DUF4494 domain-containing protein, producing the protein MPNWFLGKIRYQQPIDDSNVGSRNEEFIKQKTVTEAYLVDAVSYTDAETRLYQEIAANTPEFDITNISRMKLADVFHHDDGSETWYKVKAMFITDDEKTGKQKKTPSVMLVNADTPKQAYERVEQSLKTALDPFEITDVNITKILEIFPYNEEEKRNLRPLSDFMSPEPETV; encoded by the coding sequence ATGCCTAACTGGTTTCTAGGAAAAATCCGCTATCAGCAGCCCATCGACGACTCGAACGTCGGAAGCCGAAACGAAGAATTTATCAAGCAAAAGACGGTTACCGAAGCCTATCTGGTCGATGCCGTTAGCTACACGGATGCCGAAACCCGGCTTTATCAGGAAATTGCGGCCAACACTCCTGAGTTTGATATTACCAATATCTCGCGCATGAAACTGGCCGATGTATTTCACCACGACGATGGTAGTGAAACCTGGTACAAAGTGAAAGCGATGTTCATCACCGACGACGAAAAAACGGGCAAACAGAAGAAAACACCGAGTGTGATGCTTGTCAATGCCGACACACCCAAACAGGCCTATGAACGGGTTGAACAAAGCCTGAAAACAGCGCTTGACCCATTCGAAATTACGGACGTAAACATTACCAAAATCCTGGAAATTTTCCCCTATAACGAAGAGGAAAAGCGTAACCTGCGTCCCTTAAGTGACTTCATGAGCCCTGAGCCAGAAACGGTTTAG
- a CDS encoding SDR family oxidoreductase, with amino-acid sequence MTTGMLRDDALKGKTIIVTGGGTGLGKSISRYLLQLGANITICSRRQSVIDETAKELMDETGGQVLAVPCDVRNTADIEAVLAQTIEKFGKVDGLLNNSAGNFISPTERLSYKAFDTIVDIVLRGTYYFTLAVGKYWIENKIPGTVLNISTTYATTGSGYVVPSAVAKGGALIMTRSLAAEWGKYGIRLNAIAPGPFPTKGAWDRLFPEPLMKMMDPVSRIPLKRVGEHGELANLAAYLLSDYSGFITGECITIDGGEVLAAGEFNHLEAVSSEQWDMIEQSIKQANRDSKRAKE; translated from the coding sequence ATGACAACAGGCATGCTGCGCGATGATGCGCTTAAGGGGAAAACGATTATTGTCACCGGGGGAGGAACGGGACTGGGTAAGTCTATCAGTCGCTATCTGCTTCAGCTTGGGGCAAACATCACCATTTGTAGCCGTCGCCAGTCGGTGATCGATGAAACGGCGAAGGAATTAATGGACGAGACTGGCGGGCAAGTTCTGGCAGTTCCCTGCGATGTTCGTAATACAGCCGACATTGAAGCCGTCCTCGCGCAAACGATTGAGAAGTTTGGTAAAGTTGATGGATTACTGAACAATTCGGCCGGTAATTTCATTAGTCCGACTGAGCGCCTGTCGTACAAAGCCTTCGATACCATTGTCGATATTGTGCTGCGCGGAACATATTATTTTACCCTGGCCGTGGGCAAATACTGGATTGAAAACAAGATTCCAGGAACGGTGCTGAACATCTCAACAACTTACGCAACAACAGGTTCGGGCTATGTCGTTCCTTCGGCGGTAGCCAAGGGTGGAGCGCTCATCATGACCAGATCGCTGGCCGCCGAATGGGGGAAATACGGTATTCGCCTAAACGCCATTGCCCCTGGTCCATTCCCGACCAAAGGTGCCTGGGATCGGCTTTTCCCGGAACCGTTGATGAAAATGATGGACCCTGTCAGCCGCATTCCCCTCAAACGCGTGGGCGAACATGGCGAACTGGCGAATCTGGCGGCCTACCTGTTGTCCGACTATTCGGGCTTTATCACCGGCGAGTGCATCACCATCGATGGAGGGGAAGTACTGGCAGCCGGGGAGTTCAATCACCTCGAAGCCGTCTCGTCGGAACAGTGGGATATGATCGAGCAATCCATCAAACAGGCCAATCGAGATAGTAAACGGGCGAAAGAGTGA
- a CDS encoding crotonase/enoyl-CoA hydratase family protein, whose translation MEQTYQSLSFAQTDGVMTISLLGPGKGNAMGPEFWEELPRAMDELNQKPDVRCLVFRGSGDHFSYGLNVMQMLPRLGTMTTGTVLAHQRVDLMAQIRQMQSGFQKMHESPKPVIAAVHGWCIGGGLNMIAAADIRLCSRDAKFSLREVKLAITPDIGGLQFLPQIIGQGFTREMAFTGADYDSAFAERTGLVNHVYDTPDQLFEAADKLAHQIADNPATAVQGAKRVLNYSLNKSIEDGLQYVAVWNSSQLQSADFSEAMQATQEKRKAEFNKKIDRGY comes from the coding sequence ATGGAACAAACCTATCAGTCACTATCCTTCGCACAGACCGATGGGGTGATGACCATTTCTTTACTTGGCCCTGGCAAAGGCAATGCGATGGGCCCTGAGTTTTGGGAAGAACTTCCCAGAGCCATGGACGAACTGAACCAAAAGCCCGACGTTCGCTGCCTGGTGTTTCGGGGAAGTGGTGATCATTTCAGCTATGGCCTCAATGTGATGCAAATGCTTCCGCGCCTTGGAACAATGACTACGGGCACCGTACTGGCCCACCAACGAGTCGACCTGATGGCGCAGATTCGGCAAATGCAGTCGGGGTTTCAAAAAATGCATGAGTCGCCCAAACCCGTTATTGCGGCTGTGCATGGCTGGTGTATAGGTGGAGGCTTAAATATGATCGCAGCGGCCGATATCCGGCTATGCTCTCGCGATGCTAAATTCAGCCTCCGGGAAGTGAAGCTGGCCATTACGCCCGATATTGGCGGTCTACAGTTTCTACCCCAGATCATCGGTCAGGGCTTTACCCGCGAAATGGCCTTTACCGGGGCCGACTACGACTCCGCCTTTGCCGAGCGGACTGGCCTGGTCAATCATGTTTACGATACGCCCGATCAGCTCTTCGAAGCCGCCGACAAACTAGCCCATCAAATAGCCGACAATCCGGCAACAGCCGTACAGGGAGCCAAACGAGTCTTGAACTACAGCCTCAACAAATCCATCGAAGACGGTTTGCAGTATGTGGCCGTCTGGAACTCCAGCCAACTCCAGTCAGCCGATTTTTCGGAAGCCATGCAAGCCACGCAGGAAAAACGTAAAGCCGAATTCAACAAGAAAATAGACAGAGGATACTAA